The following is a genomic window from Rutidosis leptorrhynchoides isolate AG116_Rl617_1_P2 chromosome 8, CSIRO_AGI_Rlap_v1, whole genome shotgun sequence.
atccaatcttgttttacccataacttcttcgttttaaatccgttttgagtgattcaagttgctatggtttcataatgaactaaaatttatgaaactaaatagaaaaagtataagtttatagtcggaaatataggttacaagtcaatattgtaagaggtagtcatttcagtcgaaagaacgacgtcttgatgaccattttgaaaaacatactttcactttgagtttaaccatgatttttggatatagtttcatgttaataataaaaataattttcccagaagaacaaattttaaatcaaagtttatcatagtttttaattatcaaaccctaaacagcccgcggttttactatgacggcgtatgttcaattttacggtgttcatcgtgtttccaggttataaatcattaagttagtatataatatagatatagaacatgtgtttagttgattttaaaagtcaagttagaaggattaactttatttgcgaacaaatttagaattaactaaactatgttctagtgattacaagtttaaatcatcgaataagatagttatgtatatatgaatcgaatgatgttataaacatcattaatacctcaagtttagtaggtaaacatactggaagtgataagaaatgatctagcttcaaaggatcttggatggcttgaaagttcttgaagtagaatcatgacacgaaaacaagttcaagtaagatttttactcgaattaagatagtttatagttatagaaattgaatcaaagtttgaatatgagtattaccttgaataagaaagataacctactgtaaataacaaaggtttcttaatcttatatgattacttggaatggatttgaaagcttggaagtagacttgcaaacttgaaagtattcctgattttatgaaactagaacttatagaatttatgaagaacacttagaacttgaagatagaacttgagagagattaattagatgaagaaaattgaagaatgaaagtgtttgtatgtgtttttggtcgttggtatatggattagatataaaggatgtgtaagtttgttttcttgtaaataattcatgaatgatttataatacttttgtaattttgtgagatacttcatgctagttgtcaaatgatggttcccacatgtttgatgactcattaagggctgctaagagctaatcattgaatgtatatactaatagtatatacaactaaaagctgggtattgtacgagtacgagtaccgaatgaatacgagtagaattcttgatgaaaatgtatgagaatgcaattgtaaccaattttgttaagtacaagtattttgatatgtgtcttgaagtcttccaaaagtatattaatacatcttaatacactacatatatatacattttaactgaatcgttaagtcatcgttagtcgttacatgtaagtgttgttttgaaacctttaagttaacgatctcatttaatgttgttaacccattgtttaatatctctaatgagatgttaaattattacattatcatgatattatgatgtatgaatatatcttaatatgatttatatacattaaaatgtcgttacaacgataatcgttacatatttgtctcgtttcgaaattcttaagttagtagtcttgttttacatatgtagttcattgttaacatactttatgatatatataattataattttatcatgttaaatatagtgtaacaatatcttaatatgatacatatgtatttagtaagacgttgttataacgatactcgttatatatatcgtttcgagtttcttaacttagtagtctcatttttatgtatataattcattgttaatatacctaatgagatacttacttatcataatatcatgttaactatatatatatatccacacacatatatatatatatatatatatatatatatatatatatatatatatatatatatatatatatatatatatatatatatatatatcatataatttttacaagttttaacgttcgtgaatcgccggtcaatttgggtggtcaattgtctacatgaaacctatttcaattaatcaagtcttaacaagtttgattgcttaacacgttgtgtcacgacccggaaaatttcgactaattttgaaccaaactctcgatacgatttaatatttttgacaaaaTAAGCCAAGTCTGATAGGattagtctcaaaatttttgaactgtttcatatattgaccttcgactgttcccgacgattcaaaaacaactatttgtaaataaatgtgtgtgtgtgtatatatatatatatatatatatatatatatatatatatatatatctatataaatgtatgagtatatatatataataatgtgaagtAATAAGAAAATACAAATTTATCAGAAGAACTAAACATGATTAATAAtatatacaagttaaaatataattattttattaatattattattactttcattatcattaaaataaataataatgctaatattaatatctgtattattaatgttattataacatatagatatgaaatttgatacatcattattgttatcattattaatagcattgttattataattagaagaaaaattataaatatgattattatcattactaaaaaattattatttaagattactattatgattttattacatttattacatttatcatttttattattagtattattttattattaatattattataatttctattatctttattattaataatgataataatattaatagtatttatttatttatattaatatattaatattattattaataatactgaataTAATTAATCAAATATTGACAAAATCTGTTACACATCAACTTTCAGTTTTATCTTTTTCTGACTTAATTTCTTTCATCTACTGCTTGAGATTGAACATTATTTTATTCTTGTTACAAGTcggtttcaattaatcaaatcatgTTTCTACTTCAATTATGCAACACATTATATATATTTCTAACTATCTCAACCATAGGACACAAACTCTTATCACAAACCGTCACCAAGAACCTCCGGTTCAGTTACCACCGGCCACCACTTCATCATCTTTACCACACCTCTACAACACCATCAAGAACAACCACCAGCTTGTGTTTTCCTGTCTTTGTAACCGAGACCCAAACACCATGGCTATGTTTTTACTACTACTTCACTATTTCTGTTTCTAAGTCGTGTTAAACATCATCGTGACCTCCATGGTTGCTGTTATCTCTTTCTGTATTCTGTACAAGAACCCCCGAACACTCACACCATGAAACCTCTATCATCTGCTTTCTGTTTCGTTTGATAAAACCAACAAATAAACAATGAAACACATTTAAAACACCACCCTAATCAaaacccatttaaccaccatcATCGCCATCATCACCTTGCAAACTCACGATCACCATGTATAACCTCACAGCCTTCACCACTACAtcatctctctctcctctctctctctaaaattcttGTTAGCAAACAACCTTGCACCATCTTTTGAACAAAACACCCACCACACCATCGAACCTATTTCTTTTCTGTTATAAATCGTGAATTGACACCATCATTGATAAACTGAAACTTGCTGCAGTTTGCCTTCTGTTCGATCGACATCCAACATAAAATCACCACCATGAAAACCTGCAATTTATTACTTCCATTCTGGTTCAACTCAAACCCTATGAATACCTACCGCAACTTCGATGACTGATATACACTTCTGTGATTGTTTCTGTTATTGTACGAAGTTTAAACTCAACAAAACCCGATACTGTTGCtgctttatatttttctgtttttaatcgaTAAAAAAATCATTGATGATgccgatattaacaatgataacgacTGCTGTAGGGTTATTTTCCCATTATCTGATAATcactttatgtatttttaattcctAATTTAATTCACCGACACCTTCATGAAACCCTGAAATCCATCGGTGGGTTTAAATTGTTATATGTTAGCGGGCTTTGGAATACAATAATATTGGGCCGGTTATTATATGTGATTGAGGATTGGGCTGTGTCCTATTTTCGTTGGGCTAAGAAACGGACTGCGTTGATTAATGTTGGAGATAGAACAGAATGAAAGGATTATATAGATTTCGGTTATCTATTTAAACAGAAAAATGAAATGGCTTAGATGGTTAAGGTATTGGTGGGTGAAcgaaaggtctcgggttcgagccccggtgatgacatatatttttttaaaagcCTGTTTTGCTGAGGTAGaagctctattattattattattattattattattattattattattattattattattattattattattattattattattattattattattattattaaaagtagtacttttagtaaaattatcattaagtactattaggattactattattattattattaacaattgtattatttttagagacattattatttttatctcaattattattattattactataaaaattattattaccaatgttaatattagtattattatcattattttagtattatcataattattattttaacaaataaaagatatttatataagaaaatatagttattacatatatcataagtatatctaatttactattttaatacaaaaacaacatataaatatatatataattatatgtagcatttgaaataataaatacatgactattttaaataagtaatatattatatgattaataaatataaaccgagttgaataccattatatattcattatacgtgttaatatgtatacttgatataggattgtgaatccaaggccaaccctgcattgttcaatatagtcatatgtatttttactacaaaatacaattggtgagtttcatttgctccctttttaattgcttttgcaatatatatatttttgggctgagaatacatgcactgcttttataaatgtttacaaaatagacacaagtacttaaaatacattctacgttgagttgtaccactggcatatttccctgtagcttggtaactactatttacatgggtattgtaaacgcgaatcctgttgatagatctatcgggcctgacaaccccaaccggactggacgaccagtattcaacggttgcacagtacttcgtttcgttactacacttggtacagtgtagggagatttcataataaaaggaacatgcggcgttgattaaatgttaagtatggttaccaagtgctcaaccacttagaatgctttacatacacttgcgagtgtattatgtttatgattatgaaatcttgtggtctgttaatatattgaaatgattgttacgataaacctatgaactcaccaaccttttggttgacacttttaagcatgtttattctcaggtacgaattaagtcttccgctatgcatttgctcattttaaagatactatatggagtcgttcatggcatgtaaagtttagtacctcgcaatgggaccatatgttgaagacttcgtccaagtGGATAAGGACGGGGTCCTCacacgttggaaacattcaatcatgcaaatatagtttttatttaatatatataatcatggaaaatttcgggtcactacagtacctacccgttaaataaattttgtcccgaaatttttaagcagttggaggtgttgatgcatcttctggaaataggtgcggctatttcagcttcattttatcttcatgctcccagttgaacttgggtcctctacgagcattccatcaaaccttaacgattgatattttattttgcttaagtcttttaacctcacgatccattatttcaacgggttcttcgatgaattgaaatttttcattgatttggatttcgtctaacggaatagtgagatcttctttagcaaaacatttcttcagattcgagacatgaaaagtattatgtaccctggcgagttgttaaggtaagtcAAGtccgtaagctactggtctgacacgatctataatcttgaatggtccaatgtaccttggattcagtttcccccatttaccaaatcgaacaacgtctttccaaggtgaaaccttaagcatgaccatctctccaatttcaaattctatatctttgctcttaatgtccgcgtagctcttttgtctactttgggcggttttcaaccgttgttgaatttgaatgattttcttggtagtttcttggattatctccggacccgtaatctgtctatctccgacttcactccaacaaatcggagacctacactttctatcataaagtgctttaaacggtgccatctcaatacttgaatggtaactgttgttgtagaaaaattctgctaacggtagatgtcgatcctaactgtttccgaaatcaataacacatgctcgtagcatgtcttcaaggttctgtatcatcctttcactttgcccatcagtttgtggatgataggcagtactcatgtctagacgagtttccaatgcttgctgtaatgtctgctagaatcttgaaacaaatctgccatccctatcagagataatagagactagtattccatgtccggagacaacttccttcaagtataaacgtgccaatttttccattttatcatcttctcttattggcagaaagtgtgctgacttggtgagacgatcgactattacccaaattgtatcataaccacttgtagtccttggcaatttagtaatgaaatccatggtaatgttttcccatttccattccaggatttcgggttgttgaagtagacctgatggtttctgatgttcagctttgaccttagaacacgtcaaacattctcctacgtatctagcaatatcggctttcatacccggccaccaaaagtgtttcttgagatctttgtacatctttcccgctccaggatgtattgagtatctggttttatgtgcttccttaagtaccatttctctcacatctccaaactttggtacccaaattctttcagccctataccgggttccgtcttcccaaatatttagatgtttcttcgatcctttgggtatttcattcctcaactttcctttttttaaaactccctgctgcgcctcctttatttgagtagtaaggttagtacgaataactatattcatagcttttacccgcataggttctctgtcctttctactcagagcgtcggctaccacatttgccttccccgggtggtaacgaatctcaaaatcataatcgttcaaaAGTTCgacccacctatgctgcctcatgttcagttgtttctgatcaaatatgtgttggagatttttatggtcagtatatataatagttttgaccccatataagtagtacctccaagtctttaatgcaaaaacacctGCGccaaattccaaatcgtgtgttgtataattctgctcatgaatcttcaattgtctagacgcataaacaattaccttcgttcgttgcattaatacacaaccgaggccttgctttgaggtgtcacgatatatcacaaaatcatcgttcccttcaggcaatgacaatataggtgccgtagttaactttttcttcaacaattgaaacgctttctcctgctcatccttccattcaaatttcttccctttatgcgttaatgcagtcaagggttttgctattttggaaaaatcttggatgaaccttctgtagtaaccagccagtcctaaaaattggcatatatgcttcagagttttcggggtttcccacttttcaacggtttcaatctttgccggatctacctgaataccttctttgttcactatgtgactgaggaattgaacttctttcaaccaaaatgcacactttgaaaattttgcgtatagttgttccttcctcaacaattctagcacttttctcaaatgttcttcgtgctcttaatcattctttgagtaaatgagtatgtcatcgatgaaaacaatgacaaacttgtcaagatatggcccacacactcagttcatgaggtccatgaacacagctggtgcgttagtcaatccaaacggcataaccataaactcgtaatgaccgtaacgcgttctgaaaacagtctttggaatatcatcctcctttaccagcatttgatgatacccggaacgtaaatagatctttaaataaaccgacgagccttgtagttgatcaaataaatcatcgattctcggtattggataacggttcttgatggtaagtttgttcaactctcggtagtcgatacacaatctgaatgtaccatccttctttttgacaaacaaaacaggagctccccacggtgatgtgcttggtcgaatgaaaccacgtactaacagttcttgtagttgactttgtaattcctgcatttagctgggtgtgagtctgtaaggagcacgagctattggtgcagctcccagtataagatctatttggaattcaacggatttatgtgggggtagtcccggtaattctttcaaaaatacgtcgggaaattcttttgtgacgggaacatcactgatgttcttttcttcaggtttgacttcttcgatgtgtgttaGAATGAcaaagcaaccttttcttattagtttttgccccttcaaactactaataagatttaacttcgcgttgttcttttctccgtacaccattaaaggttttccttttttgcgcataatgcgaatcgcatttttgtaacaaacgacttctgctcttacctttttcaactagtccatgtcaattattacgtcaaaactccctaacttgactggtattaagtcaatcttaaacgttttgtcaaccagtttaatttctctatcccgacatactttatctgctgtaattagtttaccgtttgctaattcgagtaaaaatttattatccaaaggcattaatggagaatttaatttggcacaaaaatctctactcatatagcttctatccgcacccgaatcaaataaaacataagcagatttatcgtcaataagaaacgtacccgtaacaagctccgggtcttcctgcgcttctgccgaattaatgttgaagactcgtccacggccttgcccattattatttccttgATTAaggcatgctttgctgaaatggcccggcttttcgcatccgtaacaaataatggaattatttgttctgttatttttatatgcctttggtccatagacatcacacttcattACACTATGTCCagttctgttacacttggtacacactactacacagaacttatctggatgataccctccacaccttagacatttattgttctggttgttgttgccattgttgttattgatttggttgttgttgcgattgttattgttgttaggacggttattgtggttgttgttgttgttgggatagttgttgttgcgtttgtttttgcgaaaaatggggcgattgtagttgtgattgctgtgctggttgttgaatcgatagttactgttgttttgttggtgacttttgtcactgttttcttcccacttcctcttgacttgtttcgtgttggcttcttcgaccgcctgctctttaattcttccctcaaactaattgatgagtttatgagccattcgacttgccttttgtatggaggcaggctcgtgtgaactcacatcttcttgaattttttctggtaacccttttacaaatgcgtcaattttctcttcttcatattcgaacgctcccggacactagGGGTGTTCACGGTCCGGTTTGGACAAAATTTCAAACCAAACCGACATTCACGGTTTCAACATTTATTAAACCAGACTAAACCAAGTAAGTTGTCTTACTGGACGGTTTGGTCTGGTTTGGGACGGTCCGGTTTAACCGGTTTAACGGTTTTgagtttttctttctttttatttcCCATAGAAGATAGATATAAATGCATATGCCACTAGATCTGAAGTTACAAGAGAAAGTTTACTACTTCAAAAAATCAAAAGACAAACAAGGTCCCAGCGAGTTATTTACATATCTTGAGTTTTCAAAAACTATTCTAGATACCAAAAGTCAAAATCCAAAAGAGTGCTACTATTAAAAACTTCCAAGGCTTCGATTCTTCAATTCCACTTTGCATCTTTAATTCTTCACAACATGGAATACAAAATCTGTGATCAATGATaagtaaattttattattattatatactaataataataaaagatcaaTAAAACATTACCATTAAAATCACTCTCCAAAAGCAAGGCATCCAAATTCCAAATGCGTTTTGTGATATCATTAGATATGATCAGTAGGAAAATCAACAAGGATTGCAAAATCTAATATAAGAGGCAACATCATATCTTGTTAGTAAAAAAACAAAAACCAATTAATTAACATGTAGTTTAAATAACACAGCATCATACCATTATCAATATCTTCGAGATCTTCAATATCTTGCAAAGCACCTTGAATATCAACTCTTTCTTGTGTAACTTTACTCTTCAACCAGTTTTGTGAACATATGAGTGATTGTACCATTTTTAAAGTAAGACTACTTTTGAAAGTACTCAAAACTCGACCGCCTGTCTTAAACACCGATTGTGAAGAAACGGTAGAAACAGGAATAGCTAGCACATCCTTTGCAACCTGTGATAAAACTTTATACTTTGTCGAATTCAATTTCCACCAAACTAACAAGTCAAAATCTCCATCCATACTCACTCTTTCTTCTTTTAAATATTTATCTAGTTCATATTTTTCACCTTCAGAATCTTGTGCAGAATAATGATCAAACATGTTTTTCAAAATTTTAGTTACACTTTTTTTCATCTTATTTGACACATCATTTATACCATACATTTTCTCAAAACTCCAATCAACATACTGTTTTTTATAACGAGGATCAAGTACCACAGCAACAAACAACAATGGATTGACGTTCTCCAATTCACCCCAATAATTATCAAAATTTAATTTCATGTCACAAGCCATGTGACTTAACTTTGGATCAACATCTTCAATGAAAGTAGTTATGTGAGTGTAGATGGTGAAAAAATCATGGAAACACGTATTTGAAGTAACATACAATGATCTCGAAAATCGTTTGGTGACCACAACAAATAACTCCAAAAACGTCATCAAGTTTTATGCCTCGTCCCAATCTTGACTACAAGGTGGCCCTATTCTACTTTCATTTTGATTAGCTTCTTCATTTTCTAAGCTTGAAGCTACTATAAAGTATCTAAAGTATTGTGAATCATCTTTCATTCTCTCAAATGCCTTCCTATACTTTATAGCTGATTCCAACATTAAAAAAGTAGAGTTCCACCTAGTAGGATCATCTAACAAGACACTTCCACCTACATCTAAATTTTAATCTTCCACACATTGCTTAAACTTGTTCAACCTTGATGGTGATGATCTAACATATTTCACTGCATTTCTGATCACTTTAATAGATTTATCATAGGCTTTCAAACCACTAATCACAATTAAGTTCAACATGTGAGCACAACACCTCATGTGCAAATAATCACAATTTAGTATCGCTTTGCCCCAATTACATATCTTTTTTTTCATATAAGTAAGTGCCACATCATTACAACTTGCGTTATCCACGGTTATTGTTAAAACTCTTTCAATACCCCAAGCAATCAAACATGCCTCAACCATTTTCCCAATGGTCTCGCCCTTTTGATTAGAAATTATTTCAAAACTTATAATTCGCTTTTGCAATTCCCAATCATCATCAATATAATGGGCCGTCAAAACCACATAATTGATATTTTGATTCGATGTCCATGAATCAGTTGTAAGACATATTTGTTGTGAAAAGTTTTTAAACATATCTTTTAGATTTTTCTTTTCTTCCTCATAAAATGACCTAACATCCCTTGCAATTGTAACCCATCCATATAAATCAAACTTAGGCTGTTATAAATAAATAAAGCCTTCTTTTTGAACAAACCTAAATGGAAGTTCACCAATAGCTGCCATTCTAGGATTGGGAGCTTTAGGCTCCATCTCAGCATCATCTTCTATATCAATAAAGTCATCTTTGTTTGTCATGTTTGATGCAAAAGCTATAGTGACAATAGACACAAAGAACAAGAGGTCATGAACATCACTATACGAGAATAAATTGTAAAATAAAATTTTAGAAGCATTGAAAAAGTAACATATAGATATGCTTTATACTTACAAAATAAGCAAAGATGATGAATGATTTAAGATGAATCGTTGATGGAGGATTTAGGTTGATGATCTTGATGAAAAAGTTGTGGAGTGATCTTTGAGTGTAAAAGAGGTGAAGTAATA
Proteins encoded in this region:
- the LOC139862737 gene encoding zinc finger BED domain-containing protein RICESLEEPER 2-like, translated to MTFLELFVVVTKRFSRSLYVTSNTCFHDFFTIYTHITTFIEDVDPKLSHMACDMKLNFDNYWGELENVNPLLFVAVVLDPRYKKQYVDWSFEKMYGINDVSNKMKKSVTKILKNMFDHYSAQDSEGEKYELDKYLKEERVSMDGDFDLLVWWKLNSTKYKVLSQVAKDVLAIPVSTVSSQSVFKTGGRVLSTFKSSLTLKMVQSLICSQNWLKSKVTQERVDIQGALQDIEDLEDIDNDFAILVDFPTDHI